One Oryctolagus cuniculus chromosome 7, mOryCun1.1, whole genome shotgun sequence genomic window, TCCGAGCTCCTCTCTGCGTGGGAAGATGCGGTTTTCCCGGCACCGTTCGCCCCCGCAGAGCGGCCGTGGCCCGGCCGTGTGTACAGAAAGGAAGCAACACAGGGTTGGCAGCCTAAGCGCACCGTGGAATGCAAACGGACAGAACTCGAGCCCCGACGCAGACTGAGGGCTTCCGGGCCGTCGGTTCCGTTCTGCCGCAACCTCCTTCGCGTCGGCTCTGGGTGGCTGCTGCGCCGaccccacccccgctgccccGTCCCCTGTGCAGTGACTCCTGCCCAgggggcagcagccccaggcccggcctgccccaggccccgcctgccccagctgctgggtTCAGTGTCTCGTAATAACCACGGTGAAGGCGCTCGGGCGCGCGGCCCCGTTCCTCATGACTGCCGGTTTTCTGCTTGAagtcttcatcatcatcatcatcttcatcaccacctgccccctcctcctttctATTTACCTGTGTTTGAAGGCTGAGGGTCAGAGGGCCAGACAGACATCtctgtccactccccaagtgcccacgagagccagggctgggccaggccaaagccaggagcccagaacacaatcttgggtctcccaagtgggaggcagggacccaggtacctgagccatccctggcctcggggggggggcggtcagcagggagctggagtcaggagcagagccagggcgtGAGCCCTCCCCCTGATGTGGACACGGGCGTCCACGTGGTCTCCTGGCCACTGTGCCCGATGCCCAGCCACGGTTCTTTCCTCTCAGctgctgagagagagggagagagagagggagagagggagagagagggagggagagagagggagagagagggagggagagagagagaggcacagagagagagagagaggcagagagagagagggagagagagagggagggagagagagagagggaaagagagggagagagagggagggagagagagagaggcagagagggagagagagggagaaagagggagggagagagagggagagagagagaggcacaaagagagaggcagagagagagagggagggagaggcagagagggagagagagggagagagggaaagagagggagagagagagaggaagagagggagagagagggaaagagagggagagagagggagagagaaggagagagagggacagagagagagggagagagagcggtcttccaacTTCATGCTGTTTTCCCTGTCTGTTCTTTTCCAACCTGCTTGTCTTTCTACTTGttttttgttaaatgtttatttattttcatctacttggagggtaaagtgagggagagagagagaagttgagatcttccatctgctggttttctccctaaTTGCCTACAACCGCCAGGTTAGGCCAgacggaagtcaggagcctggagctccgtcagggtctcccacgcggctgcaggggcccaagctcttggtctGTGGTCGGGCGCCTCAGCAGGAacccggatgggaagtggagtggctgggactcgtcAGGCACCGGTAGGGAGCAGGCGTCCCAGGGCGCCTCGGCGCCTGCCCTGTGTTGGCACTCAAGTCCGACGCGCCTCGTGTGAGCCGGGCTGGGTCTGGCTTTCCAAGGATGATCCACTCCGGTCCTCTCTGAGTGGGGGTGTTCAGTCAGCTAACACTCAGCATAATCGTTGACGTGGTCGGATTGGAGCTGCCACTCTGTTTTCGACTAAGCCACGCGTTTCTTGTTCTCTGCAAGGCTGGGGAGCCCCCTGCACCGTGGCCTCATGGGAAGAGGGCACCTCCTTGCTGGTGAAGCCCCTGGGGGTATCGCCCGGCCCGGTCCTGAACATggagttcttttctctttttaaatattttttgtatttgagagacagagagctcccaccccCGGCTCCCCAAATGCCGCTCAGCTCTgtctggagccaagaactccacctggatcccctggaggggcagggacccaaatacctgagccatcctggtgcctcccagggtgcaccagcaggaCCGGCACGAGGGAGCGTAGCTGGAGCTGGCGCTCAGACCCAGGGCCCTGCGACAGGGGGCGCCCTTTCCTAGCCCTCGGCGGAACAGTTCAGACACAGAAAGTCACTTTCAGTCTTCGTGGGCATCCGGGTGGCAGCAGGGCTCCCGCCAAGGACGCACGGGGACAGAGTGGCTTGGGGTTGGGCTCGCACGGCGTCGGGGCTGGTGCTtgcacgctggcatcccacggcGCAGTGcggctggctccctgctaatgccccagggaggcagccccatgaggcccgagcacttggcccctgcacgcacatgggagacccagctggagttcccgGCTCTGCACCTCGGCCTGGGGAagcacagctgctgcaggcatttggggaacagacGAGCTGAtgtaatctctctccctccctccctccctccctccctctctctccctctctccctccctctccctccctccctctctccctctctctcccttcctccctccctccctctccctccctccctccctccctctccctccctccctccttccctccctccctccctccctccctccctccctccctccctctccctccctccctccttccctccctccctccctctctctctctctccctctctctccctccctccctccctccctctccctccctccctccttccctccctccctccctctctctctctccctccctccctctccctctctctctccttccctccctctctccctccgtctctccctctctctctctctccctccctctttctctccctctctctctctccaaattatATAATTAGAACAGAGATGTGGGGGGAacggaagagagaggtcttccatctgctggtccactccccacgtggccacaatggccagagctgagccaggctgaaggcaggagcagggccccagacacctgtgctgtcctctgctgcccctcccaggccaccacCAGGGAGCAGAGGGGCGAGGACATGAATGgcaccgtatgggatgcctgcgctgcaggtggcggctttacccaccacgccacagcaccggccccagtaaacCTTTAAACAAAAATCAGAGAACTCTGGCCTCTTAGGGCGTGGATGAAGGTCGTGGGCCTGTGTTTCTGGAGGCCAGGGGTGGGCCGGGGGCAGCCCCCTGCTTTGCCCACGAGTGCTCcacggggcagggcggggcgagACCCCACAGCCCCATCACCCGCTGCCGGCACAGACTCGGCCGGGGCGCCAGGGCGGGTGGGGGCGGGCTGTGCGGCCGCTGCCTGGACGGAGGCCCCGTGTGcgttggctgccatggctgggggcCCCGTGCTCACCCGGGGGCGGCCCAGGTACAGTCGCCAGAGCCCGAAGTCAGGACGTGTGGTTTATTATGTTACAAAAGCAAACTCCCACCGAGACACAGCTTAAGAAAGGCGGGTTCCCCCAAGACCACGTCCCCCAGAGTTCTCACTGCTGGCGTCGCCCGCGGGCACGGGCTCCATCGGGCAGGGGGCTGAGGCCCTCCAGGAAGGGGCCCCGCCCGTGGCACCGTGCCCCACCCCCGACCGTGAGCTGCCTGCAGCCGCTCCTGGGGGGAGGCTGGGCTCCGGGCCTGGGCCCCCGAGCGGCCAGCTCCCCTCCGCCCTTACTGCTGTGTTTTCCGGATCAGCAGCTCCCAGCAGTCTGCCCCTGCTCATTCCAGAAGTTTCTACTCAACGCCGCGCCTTCCTCCCCCCAAGGCGTCCTCCATCGGCAGGAGACGAGGGCCCAGCAGACGGGTGTCGGGGCGTGGGTGTCAGAGCAGGTGCTGCCTGGGTGCCGCCGCAGCTCTCCCAGAACATTCTCCGGACGTCCGTCTCCAACGTTTGCCGGGTCCTGGTGACAGCCTCCCTCCCGGGCCAGCCCTTCCCAGGCTCAGGGCCAACAGTGAGGCCCTGGGACTCGGGGGCATcttagctggggctggacccaggGGGCCGTGACGGGTCTCCcgagctgggctgggggcaggaccGCGAGGCTGCGGTGTGCGGCGTCACCAAGTGCCCAgtccagcccaggcccccagcccggcAGTGGCTGAAGCCTGGGACTTGGCCTGTCTGGGCTCAGCTTCCTCCTCCgcgctgcagggctggggggatGCAGGGGGCGGGGCATAGGGTGGAATGGCCACGCCCAGCTCCCAGCAGGCCCCGAGCCCATCTGAGCGCAGGTGTACGTTCCTCAGGGCACTGAGGACCCCGGAAGCTGGACAGTCAAAGCCCCCCCCCAAGTCGGTCGGAAGGCTCTGGAAGACCAGCCCCCTGCGAAGCCTGCCCGCCAGCAGTGGTACTTCCTGGACAGCTGTGAGGGCCCCAGCGCCACTGCCACCCTGGAGGGCACCCAGCTGTGTTCTCAGAGgtcccctgggaggcacagggcgAAGGGAGAGGACCACACCTGTGTCCACACAAACCACTGGCCTAGGGGAGCCCTGTTCCGGAGCCCACCGGGATGTGTCTGCCTGGGCGTGAGCCCGGAGCCAGCACCCGCGGGAAGGGAGCCGCTACAGCGCCAGGCACGGGGTTGGCCGCCCGTGCCCAGAGCTGCGTCTCGGCTGAGGTCCCCACCTTGTCACCTGCTGGGCAGCTTGGTCACCCAGCGCGAGACATGACCACTGCTGGAGCCACGCCCAGGGAGCGTCCTTGGAGGTGGACGGGGAGGCGGACCAGGAGGGCGCGCCTGGTGCAGACCCCAGCCTCCGGGCCCCCACGGGCTGCTGCCTCCACTGCCGCCCCCCTCCCACACACGAGGCTGTGGGGTGCAGAGCACGGAGCACAGGGCGGCCCCGCCCGTCCACGGCCCTGCCTGGCTTTCTCGTCGTCCCGCCATCCCGGGGACAGGTGGCAGCCCTGCCCGGCCTGTCACTCAGCAGGTACAGAGCCGGGCTGGAGTCCAGCAAAGGGACGCTGACAATGGAATAAAGAAAAGGCTGACCGCTGTAGAAAAGGTTTCGTTTATCAAAGACACAACGTCCGGGCGTCCGCGGAGCACGTGTCCTGCTGCTGAGAGGGCGCGGGGGCGGTGACCCCGGGCAGCACcttccgggggcggggcctggactGCCCGGCCGGGGGTGGGGCTGCACCCTCCTCCCCACACTTCTCCAACTCCAGCCAAACTTGACTTCCGTCTCGGGAGGGAGAGGGACGGTCACTGCAGACTGGGGGGCTGGGAACACAGGGTCCTCAGGCCCAGCAGAGGCGTCCCCAGTGCCCGCCCGGGGGAGACAGAGCGCGGGGCATCCCCAGCCCCAAGCAGGTCGAGACGGGAACCCGGCAGTCCCGGTGCCCCGCGCAGCCCCGGCTGTTCACCGCCGCCCAGACCAGGAGGCCAGGCAGTGCTTTGGGCGGGCGGTCAGCAGCCTCGTTCTCGCGGAAGGACCCTGCTCAGTCCCGCAGGCAGAGGGGGTGGCCCCGCCCAGGCCGGCCGCTCCCACGCACGTCCCCAGGAACGCTCCTGAGTCCCGTGTGAGGCTGTCCACGCGGCTTTGGCGAGCGGGCGTCTGCTGGGGCCGGCCAAGGCCCCGTGTCCTCTGGGCGGTGGCTCCTGGCGGAAGGACCCGGCCTTTCCCGGCACGGCCCGAAGGTCCCGCCCCCGGCAGGAGGGAGAGCGCGCGGGGCTCTCGGCAGGCGCCAGCCCGGGGCCCTTAGTGGCTCTCGCTGTCGGCGAACTCCTCCTTGATGGGCTGCCTGCGGGCCTTGCAGTCGGGCAGGTCGAAGCCAAAGTCGGCCCAGTCGTCGGGGCCGGCCAGGGCGCCGGGGCCGCGGCTGGGGATGGTGATGGTGTGGCGCACGCGGAGGTGCACGGCCTCCATGACGCGCTGGCGCTGCAGCTCCCCGGAGCCGCCCACCGCGATGGCCGCGTTGCCGCCGGAGCGCAGCAGCTGCTGCCCGCACTCGTGGCCCTGCCTCAGGTCCTGCAGGCCCCTCCAGATGGTCATGCGGTACTGGTCGGGGATCTTCAGGGCCCCCAGGTCCTGCAAGAGCACCAGGCCACCGTCAGGCGGCGgggcaggcagagctgcagggccGGCCCTGGGCGTGGCGCTCCCTCCCGCAACCCTTGGTGCAGGGGAGGAGCCACACAGGCCACTCTTGGGCAGCGTGGGCCCGGGCCCTGCCCAGAGTCTGAAGGCCAGCGGCAGCCGCTGGTGGGGCCACGGCCTGCCAGCCTCGGGGTGGGGCCGCCCATCGCAGCTCGGCCCTGATCCCCACCGCCCACTCCCGCCCCGTGCCAAGCACACACATCACACTAGTGAGGGGAGGGTGACCTCGGAGCCACCTGCGGGTCACCAGGGAcgaggtggagggggagggaggttaGTGGACACACAGACGCGGCCACACTCTGAGTGAGCTGCAGCTGGCCCCAGCTGCCTCTGGCAAACCCCAATCTCTGGCCTGTGCCCCTGAGCTAGGGTTGAgcctgggtgtgtgggggggctgggcccgggcctggctggctggctgcggAGGGCCCCGAGGCACAGACTGGAGCCCCCAGGGGACCTGTGCTGACTGCCATGTCCCAGAGCTCCCCCGCTTCCTTGGCCAACGACCCTAGGCTACCAGCCGCCAGGATCCCAGTGACCCACAGGCAGCCCGGGTCCTCCAGCCCTGCGCATGTTGGACCCGCTGGCCCTGTGCAGCCATCGCCTGTCCTGCGCCCGTTTCTCTGGGTGTGCAGGGCCCTGCCCTAGACTCACTCCCGCCGGCTCCTACATTCCTGACTCCGTGCCTGGCTGCAGACGGTGGGGCTGGGCCGGTGCCCGGGCCTGGGGCCGTGTGTGCCCCACACAGCACCCTGGCGCCTACGGCTCCTGAGAGCTGACTTAGGACGCACAGCCAGGTGCTGACGACGGCCGCCCCTCTGCAAGTCCCCCAggtaggaaggaagagaaaggccCGGGCACCTGCTGGCCCTGTGGGGCGGGGCTCGGGCTGCACCTGTGCGGTGTGGGGGTTACCTCTATCGGGGCTGCACCTGTGCAGGGGGGGTGCACCTGTGCAGGGGGGGTTACCTCTATCGTGAGGTTCTGCAGGTGGTAAATGTTCTGGCCCTGTGGGGCTGCACCTGTGCAGGTGGGGGCTGTACCTGTGCGGGGGGCTGCACCTGTGCAGTGTGGGGGTTACCTCTATCGGGGCTGCACCTGTGCGGGGGGGTGCCCCTGTGCGGGGGGTTACCTCTATCGTGAGGTTCTGCAGGTGGTAAATGTTCTGTAACCCTTGGGAGGTGAAATACTCGATGCAGTTGGGACACCCCAGTCCTGTTAAAAAACTGCAGAGAAAGTGTGAGAGCCacagccacagcgcctgcccagcACCCGGCTGTGGGGTCCTCCTCGCGGGCGGcggcctggctgggctgggggccgcgTCCTGGCCAcccactgccccctggtggcaaAGCTGCAGCTCAGCCTGGCTGTGTCAGGTCGGCTGGGCAGGTGAGACACGGGACAGGGCACAGCCCCCATGGTTAGTGCACAGCGGGACAGCACGAGCCGGGTCCAGAGGCAGCCCACGTACCTGACAAGGCTGGGGTCGGCGTGGTAGGGCGGTGGCGGGGTGCAGTGGGACCCCGAGACCGTGGACTGAGAGCTGTGGCCGCCATTCATCTCGCTGTGGGCAGGCACGGTGTGGCCGTGGGTGTTGAGCGTCCCTGGGCCTGGACAGGAAGGTGGGGGGGGctgtccacagcagctgggccaggctccagGTGCCAGGGGAGACGCCCAGGTGTGAcactggccagagccaggcctgaaGGCCGCACGGCGGGAGCCCCAGCTGACTGCCCGGGACCCTCGGGAGGACCTTTCAGGGCAAGGAGGCCCAGGTGCCACCTCCCCGGGTCCCCTGGTGTGGCCTTAGGCCATAGCGAATGGCTCTTCTGTGGCCATTTTGTCTTTGTTGGAAAATTGGCTGAGAGGTTAAGGACCCCGGGCTCCTCCGGCTGCCGAGAGGAGGTGCAGGGCTGCGGGGCTTGGGGCTCGATCGCCCCCCTGCCCCGAGATGGGGTGGACAGCGTGGGCCGTGCGTGGAGtcgggcaggcagcaggagccctgcTTGGGGCCCTGGGCAGAGCACAGACATCCAGGACCAGCCCCACCTGCCTGGGGGACTCACCCATGGGCCCCAGGTTGGGCCCGGCCGCTGAGCTGTGGGCGGGAGGCTGGCCCACCAGCTGGTTGACGGAGGGCAGCTTGCTGATGCCCCCGTGTGCCTTGTTCATGGGCGAGAGGACCGGCCCGTAGGATGGAGGCTGCAAGTGGCCCCTGCTTGGAGAGCGATGGCCACGCGTTAAGAAGCAGGGGCCCGGCCCCCACCCTGGCACTTCCACGGAAGCCCGAGCCCCCTGTGCTGGTGGATGGAGACCCACCCCCCCCAGAGGCGTCAGCCAGCAGCTTGGTCCTCAGTGGCCCAGCCCCTCACGACAGCCCGGCACAGCCGCGGgactgccccctgccctgctctcgAGCCAAGGGCGTCAGGGAGGTGGGGGCGTGCCCACCACCCCCTCCTCACCTTTGCACTCAGCAGACATTTGCAAGGCCCCTGGTGGGGGAGGTGTGGCCAGGCCAAGACCCTGGACGCCAGGGCTGCTGCCCGCCGAGACCTCAGGACGGCCTGCCCCCCCCAGCACTTCCCGGAGGGGactgccccgccccgcgccctccctgccccgcccactcACGGCCgctgcaggagctgctgctgctgctgccggtaGGACTCCACCAGCGGCTGCGGCACGAGCTCCATCAGCTCCAGGCTCTCCTTGACCTTCATCAGGATCTCGAAGTTCTCCCGGCCGCGCACCTGCGCACAGGACGGCAGGTGCTCTCCCGGGTGCCCGCGCCCtccgggagcagggcagggcagagaccTCATCTTGGGGCGCACCCCTGCCCCCAACGGTGGTGCCAtctgctccccgccccccgcccctgctcccggcctggcccctgctcctgcctggcctctgctcccgccccgcccctgctcctgcctggcctctgcTCCCGCCCcgtccctgctcctgcctggcctctgctcctgccccggcccctgctcccacccaggcccctgctcccgcccaggcccctgcccccgccccgcctctgttcccgccccgcctctctcccccccccccccccccccgccgcctctgCTCCCGCCCCGCCTCTGTTCCCGccccggcccctgctcccacccaggcccctgcccctgccctggcccctgcccccgccccgcctctgctcccgcccaggcccctgccctggcccctgccctggcccctgctcccgccccagcctggcccctgcccccgccccggcccctgctcctgccccggcctctgctcccactctgccctcacccctcctccAGGAAACACAGGGCTTCTGAGGGAGGGACTTGTTCTTGGAGGAGCAGGAGAGCACGTGTGCGTGCCGTCACGCATGTGCCCTAGACTGCAGGACTCTGGGGCTCCACTGGACCCCACCCTGGAGGGTGTGTGCCTCGTGCTGGAGGCGGGGCCCACACTGGGACTCCACTGGGAGGGCGCTCCGGAGCTtccacggggccggcgctgtggcgtaggggttaagcctccccctgcagtgccagcagcccacacGGGCGCCGCGtggattcctggctgctgaggcccgagtgcctggggccctgcacccacgcgggaggcccagcttccggctttggcctggcccagcccaggctgttgtggccatttgaagagtgaaccagcagatggaagaccactctctccctctctctgtaattctgacttataaataaataaaataaatcgcttttaaaaagtccatggagaGATGGAATGAGAAGTTTATTCGGGCACGcgagttttttgaaatccacgcctCGCTTTTCCTGTGAGCTGtcggccccaccccaccccactctaCCATAGCTCGGCGGGTCAACGTCAGAGCTGCCTGGGGCCTCCACCCGGCCTCCCTGGGAGCTGGTCCCTGCTTCTCCTGGCCTGGGGTCTGTGCTCTGGGTGCACGCAGGGGCCACCCTCCGGCCACAGCCCCGCCcgccacacacactcacatgcatggCCCCGCCcgccacacacactcacatgcatggCCCCGCCcgccacacacactcacatgcatgtAGTACACGTCTTCGTCCCCGTGCCGCCTCTTCTTCACGTTGGCGCCCAGGGCAGGGATGGCCGGGGGGCTCTGCTTGAATGCTGGAGAGccggcagggagggctggctgagCCGCGGGACGCGCGAGGGACACCGGCCCCCCCCAGCCACCTGCACCCTCCCCCGGGTGCAGCCCAGACACGGCCAGCGATGCAGCCTGTGCTGGCGAGCTGGACCGGGGGACCACGCCTGGGCCGGGGCCCTGAGATGTCCTTGGCCCGAGGCTCAGGGACCGGCGAGGTATCGGGGCTGTGCGTGCCTAGCTCAGCCAGAGGCCTCTGGGCCTGGGAGAGGGCCTTGCGGGGCCAGCTCAGGCGTGGCCCGTCCAGCTCCACCTGCAGGGTGGCCCCATTGGGGCTCTCCCGCCGGCACGCGGCCGTCGCCCCGCTCACCGCGCTTGCTGGCGGCTCCGTTCTTGGCAGTGCTCTCGTTCAGCGCCTGCTGCTCGCGGTAGTGGTCCTCGTCGGCTTTGCGGTCGCGGCCAGGGCAGGCGCAGATGCGGCCCTCGAAGGACCGGCGGCCCAGCACCTGCCCGCTGTCGGGGGGCACAGCGCAACCTGAGCTCCGGGGGCTCGCCCGCCCTGCCCACCTCGGACCCCACTGGGCTGGCGTGGATGGGCCGGATTCAGGGGCTCAGTGTGAGCTGTGAGGCGGATCCAAGACACCAGCCGGGGGCTCCCCAAGCTCCCTCCCACGGTCCAGCTCCCGCCCAAACAGCCCCTGCAGCCAGGGAGGTCCCTgtctcccaccagcaccccccGAGCAGCCTCTTCCCCCAGATCAGCTCCAAAGCTGGCACCCGTCACAGGCTGGGCACCCCGTCTGCAGCACCGCAGCCACGCCGGccacgccccgcccctcccccagcaccgtGTGCCCGGCACTCACTCCCGGGTCTCCAGGGTGATGATGATGAGGATGGGCCTCCGGTTCATGCCCCCGACACAGCTGCTGTTACACATGAAGTTGTACAGGATGGTGGTGAACTCTGTCCCCACCTGTGcacaggggaggcagagaggggctgagcCTTAGCTCGCTTGCTCTGCCCACAGACGTGGGAGCCCTCAGCCCCTTCAGCCCCTAGCTCCAGGTAGGCAtggcggggaggggctgctctGTGGTTCTCTGCCATCCAGCCAGCCAGCTACtcacccatctacccacccacctgtccatccacccacctgtccatccatgcatccactcatccacccacccatctacccacctgTCCATTCATCtacccatccctccttccctccacccacccatccatccatgcacctgtccatccatccaccctccacctgtccacccatgcatccacccacccctccttccctccctccttccacctacccacccatccatccacccacccacctgtccatccagctactcatccatctacccacccacctgtccatccacccacctgtccatccatgcatccactcatccacccacccatctacccacctgTCCATTCATCtacccatccctccttccctccacccacccatccatccatgcacctgtccatccatccaccctccacctgtccacccatgcatccacccacccctccttccctccctccttccacct contains:
- the TP73 gene encoding tumor protein p73 isoform X1; the encoded protein is MAQSPSPPDERATFEHLWSSLEPDSTYFDLPQPSQGDSEAAASAEASVDVFHLQGVTASAMAQFSLLGSTMDQMSSRGAAASPYTPEHAASVPTHSPYAQPSSTFDTMSPAPIIPSNTDYPGPHHFEVTFQQSSTAKSATWTYSPLLKKLYCQIAKTCPIQVKVSSPPPPGTTVRAMPVYKKAEHVTDVVKRCPNHELGRDFNEGQSAPASHLIRVEGNNLSQYVDDPVTGRQSVVVPYEPPQVGTEFTTILYNFMCNSSCVGGMNRRPILIIITLETRDGQVLGRRSFEGRICACPGRDRKADEDHYREQQALNESTAKNGAASKRAFKQSPPAIPALGANVKKRRHGDEDVYYMHVRGRENFEILMKVKESLELMELVPQPLVESYRQQQQQLLQRPGHLQPPSYGPVLSPMNKAHGGISKLPSVNQLVGQPPAHSSAAGPNLGPMGPGTLNTHGHTVPAHSEMNGGHSSQSTVSGSHCTPPPPYHADPSLVSFLTGLGCPNCIEYFTSQGLQNIYHLQNLTIEDLGALKIPDQYRMTIWRGLQDLRQGHECGQQLLRSGGNAAIAVGGSGELQRQRVMEAVHLRVRHTITIPSRGPGALAGPDDWADFGFDLPDCKARRQPIKEEFADSESH
- the TP73 gene encoding tumor protein p73 isoform X2; translation: MLPSSPGPCLPSHGASPPRSAPPGRHPAPCLGPRRPGSPACADPRAPAMLFVGDPMRHLATAQFSLLGSTMDQMSSRGAAASPYTPEHAASVPTHSPYAQPSSTFDTMSPAPIIPSNTDYPGPHHFEVTFQQSSTAKSATWTYSPLLKKLYCQIAKTCPIQVKVSSPPPPGTTVRAMPVYKKAEHVTDVVKRCPNHELGRDFNEGQSAPASHLIRVEGNNLSQYVDDPVTGRQSVVVPYEPPQVGTEFTTILYNFMCNSSCVGGMNRRPILIIITLETRDGQVLGRRSFEGRICACPGRDRKADEDHYREQQALNESTAKNGAASKRAFKQSPPAIPALGANVKKRRHGDEDVYYMHVRGRENFEILMKVKESLELMELVPQPLVESYRQQQQQLLQRPGHLQPPSYGPVLSPMNKAHGGISKLPSVNQLVGQPPAHSSAAGPNLGPMGPGTLNTHGHTVPAHSEMNGGHSSQSTVSGSHCTPPPPYHADPSLVSFLTGLGCPNCIEYFTSQGLQNIYHLQNLTIEDLGALKIPDQYRMTIWRGLQDLRQGHECGQQLLRSGGNAAIAVGGSGELQRQRVMEAVHLRVRHTITIPSRGPGALAGPDDWADFGFDLPDCKARRQPIKEEFADSESH
- the TP73 gene encoding tumor protein p73 isoform X3, with translation MDQMSSRGAAASPYTPEHAASVPTHSPYAQPSSTFDTMSPAPIIPSNTDYPGPHHFEVTFQQSSTAKSATWTYSPLLKKLYCQIAKTCPIQVKVSSPPPPGTTVRAMPVYKKAEHVTDVVKRCPNHELGRDFNEGQSAPASHLIRVEGNNLSQYVDDPVTGRQSVVVPYEPPQVGTEFTTILYNFMCNSSCVGGMNRRPILIIITLETRDGQVLGRRSFEGRICACPGRDRKADEDHYREQQALNESTAKNGAASKRAFKQSPPAIPALGANVKKRRHGDEDVYYMHVRGRENFEILMKVKESLELMELVPQPLVESYRQQQQQLLQRPGHLQPPSYGPVLSPMNKAHGGISKLPSVNQLVGQPPAHSSAAGPNLGPMGPGTLNTHGHTVPAHSEMNGGHSSQSTVSGSHCTPPPPYHADPSLVSFLTGLGCPNCIEYFTSQGLQNIYHLQNLTIEDLGALKIPDQYRMTIWRGLQDLRQGHECGQQLLRSGGNAAIAVGGSGELQRQRVMEAVHLRVRHTITIPSRGPGALAGPDDWADFGFDLPDCKARRQPIKEEFADSESH
- the TP73 gene encoding tumor protein p73 isoform X4, with product MAQSPSPPDERATFEHLWSSLEPDSTYFDLPQPSQGDSEAAASAEASVDVFHLQGVTASAMAQFSLLGSTMDQMSSRGAAASPYTPEHAASVPTHSPYAQPSSTFDTMSPAPIIPSNTDYPGPHHFEVTFQQSSTAKSATWTYSPLLKKLYCQIAKTCPIQVKVSSPPPPGTTVRAMPVYKKAEHVTDVVKRCPNHELGRDFNEGQSAPASHLIRVEGNNLSQYVDDPVTGRQSVVVPYEPPQVGTEFTTILYNFMCNSSCVGGMNRRPILIIITLETRDGQVLGRRSFEGRICACPGRDRKADEDHYREQQALNESTAKNGAASKRAFKQSPPAIPALGANVKKRRHGDEDVYYMHVRGRENFEILMKVKESLELMELVPQPLVESYRQQQQQLLQRPGHLQPPSYGPVLSPMNKAHGGISKLPSVNQLVGQPPAHSSAAGPNLGPMGPGTLNTHGHTVPAHSEMNGGHSSQSTVSGSHCTPPPPYHADPSLVRTWGP